From a single Brassica oleracea var. oleracea cultivar TO1000 chromosome C5, BOL, whole genome shotgun sequence genomic region:
- the LOC106345103 gene encoding putative F-box protein At3g19560, with protein MTKISDLSQDLIEEILSRVQLTSRVRSTCKQWNGLYKDESFTKKHLGKAANDTMLIMVCDSRVFLASVDLQGLRKQKRGFVELSTKPIGQLNQITVSDHVYHWDGLLFCLPRIGLPVVCNPYLGQVRQIKPRKKLNISGSYKYCVGYDNSNNHKILRFLNHFRTVECDIYDLKSDSWRALEVTPDWIMEDYYQMGLTLKGNTYIVAQNRKAEMRDFLICFDFTSERFRHCLDLQSYSNSYPRNRDSVILSAVREEQLAVLIHRVDAYEIEIRITTNIEADDVTWTRFLKFDVKPLESSAAFWMFLRHGIFFVDEQKKVALICENDFGRAYMIGEDNYFKLALVKSTGWRVMCSYVLSSVQIPKGPVDA; from the coding sequence ATGACAAAAATATCTGATCTTTCACAAGATCTTATAGAGGAGATACTCTCTAGGGTTCAGTTAACATCTCGGGTGAGATCCACTTGCAAACAGTGGAACGGTTTATATAAAGATGAAAGCTTTACAAAGAAGCACCTGGGTAAAGCAGCTAACGATACCATGCTGATCATGGTGTGTGATTCTAGGGTTTTTTTAGCGAGCGTTGATCTCCAGGGACTCCGTAAGCAAAAACGTGGCTTCGTTGAGCTATCTACAAAGCCAATAGGTCAACTTAACCAGATCACGGTATCTGATCATGTTTATCATTGGGATGGCCTATTGTTTTGCCTTCCCAGAATCGGTTTGCCCGTGGTATGCAACCCGTATTTGGGACAAGTCAGGCAGATCAAACCCAGAAAAAAATTAAACATCTCGGGTAGTTATAAGTATTGTGTCGGATACGACAACAGCAACAACCACAAAATCTTGAGGTTTCTGAATCACTTCCGTACTGTTGAGTGTGATATATACGATCTTAAATCTGATTCATGGAGGGCTCTTGAAGTCACGCCTGACTGGATAATGGAGGATTATTATCAGATGGGCTTGACTTTGAAAGGAAATACTTACATTGTTGCTCAGAATAGAAAAGCAGAGATGAGAGATTTTTTAATTTGTTTTGATTTTACAAGTGAGAGATTTAGACATTGTCTTGATCTGCAATCTTACTCTAATTCTTACCCTCGTAATAGAGACTCTGTGATTCTATCTGCTGTTCGAGAAGAGCAGCTTGCAGTGTTAATTCACCGCGTGGATGCATATGAGATTGAGATACGGATAACAACAAATATTGAGGCCGATGATGTGACATGGACAAGATTCTTGAAATTTGATGTGAAGCCGCTCGAGTCCAGTGCAGCGTTTTGGATGTTTCTTCGGCATGGGATTTTCTTCGTCGACGAGCAAAAGAAAGTGGCATTGATCTGTGAGAATGACTTCGGTAGAGCTTACATGATTGGAGAGGATAATTACTTCAAACTTGCTCTCGTAAAATCTACAGGTTGGCGAGTTATGTGCTCTTATGTTCTGAGTTCGGTGCAGATTCCTAAAGGTCCAGTAGATGCATGA
- the LOC106345104 gene encoding putative F-box protein At5g51000 — MTRISDLSQDLIEEILSRVPLTSQRAPTSTCKQWNGFYKDESFTKKHRGKAAHDTMEIMVYDSRVRLVRVDLQGDLKRKQGLVELSKKLIGQLNHIMVSDDDGLLLSLPKNGMVKSDPVVWNPYLGQVRWIKPIKQLTISGRYRYCMGYSNKNNHKILRFL, encoded by the coding sequence ATGACAAGAATCTCGGATCTTTCACAAGATTTGATAGAGGAGATACTCTCTAGGGTTCCGTTAACTTCTCAGCGAGCGCCTACATCCACTTGCAAACAATGGAACGGTTTTTATAAAGATGAAAGTTTTACAAAGAAGCACCGTGGTAAAGCAGCTCACGATACCATGGAGATCATGGTGTATGATTCCAGGGTTCGTTTAGTGAGGGTCGATCTCCAGGGAGACCTTAAGAGAAAACAAGGCTTAGTTGAGCTATCCAAAAAGCTAATAGGTCAACTTAACCATATCATGGTATCTGATGATGATGGATTATTGTTATCCCTTCCCAAAAACGGTATGGTGAAGTCTGATCCCGTGGTATGGAACCCGTATTTGGGACAAGTTAGGTGGATCAAACCCATAAAACAATTGACCATCTCGGGTAGGTATAGGTATTGTATGGGATACAGCAACAAGAACAACCACAAAATCTTGAGGTTTTTGTAG